A genome region from bacterium includes the following:
- a CDS encoding acyl-CoA dehydrogenase family protein — protein sequence MSENPALTTLREEEQFFFETVRDFAREKILPLRERMDHEGKVDPALLKSLWDMGLMGIEIPEKWGGAEGSFFMSCLAIEAMSMVDAAVAVVVDVQNTLVINAFLRWGSEEVKSRYLPLLAEKWLGAYALSEAGSGSDAFALACRAQEDGDAYILNGQKLWITNAGEADLFIVFANINPAAGHKGITAFLVERDTPGFSVGKKEDKLGIRASSTCELVLKDCRVAKANVLGEVGVGYKVAIETLNEGRIGIGAQMVGLAQGCLDYTRGYLTERKQFNKPLAAFQGVQFQYAQAAAELEAARLCVWNAARLRETGQPFVREAAVAKLISSQMAQRVTSLCVDLLGGYGFVREYPVEKFYRDAKIGTIYEGTTNMQLMTIAKLLLG from the coding sequence ATGTCCGAGAATCCCGCCCTCACCACCCTCCGCGAGGAGGAGCAGTTCTTCTTCGAGACCGTGCGGGACTTCGCCCGGGAGAAAATCCTGCCCCTGCGCGAGAGGATGGACCATGAGGGCAAGGTCGATCCCGCCCTGCTCAAGAGCTTGTGGGACATGGGGCTGATGGGCATCGAGATCCCGGAGAAGTGGGGCGGCGCCGAGGGCAGTTTCTTCATGAGCTGCCTGGCCATCGAGGCCATGTCCATGGTGGACGCCGCCGTGGCCGTGGTCGTGGACGTGCAGAACACCCTGGTGATCAACGCTTTTCTTCGCTGGGGCAGCGAGGAGGTGAAGTCCCGCTATCTGCCCCTGCTGGCGGAGAAGTGGCTGGGCGCCTACGCCCTCTCCGAGGCGGGGAGCGGCAGCGACGCCTTCGCCCTGGCCTGCCGCGCCCAGGAGGACGGCGACGCCTACATTCTCAATGGCCAGAAGCTGTGGATCACCAACGCCGGCGAGGCGGACCTCTTCATCGTCTTCGCCAACATCAATCCCGCCGCCGGCCACAAGGGGATCACCGCCTTCCTTGTCGAACGCGACACGCCGGGCTTCAGCGTGGGCAAGAAAGAGGACAAGCTCGGCATCCGCGCCTCCTCCACCTGCGAGCTGGTGCTGAAGGATTGTCGCGTGGCGAAGGCCAATGTCCTGGGCGAGGTGGGCGTGGGCTACAAGGTGGCCATCGAGACCCTCAACGAAGGCCGCATCGGCATCGGCGCCCAGATGGTGGGCCTGGCCCAGGGCTGCCTGGACTACACCAGGGGCTATCTCACCGAGCGCAAGCAATTCAACAAGCCCCTGGCCGCCTTCCAGGGCGTCCAGTTCCAGTACGCCCAGGCGGCGGCGGAGCTGGAGGCGGCGCGGCTCTGCGTCTGGAACGCGGCCCGCCTGCGCGAGACGGGCCAGCCCTTCGTGCGCGAGGCGGCGGTGGCCAAGCTGATCAGCAGCCAAATGGCGCAGCGGGTCACCAGCCTCTGCGTCGACCTGCTGGGCGGCTATGGCTTCGTCAGGGAGTATCCGGTGGAGAAGTTCTACCGCGATGCCAAGATCGGCACGATCTACGAGGGCACGACCAACATGCAGCTCATGACCATCGCCAAGCTGCTGTTGGGCTAG
- a CDS encoding SagB/ThcOx family dehydrogenase gives MDRDLGRWFLTDRIRLETDFSRTPQQVGQPAPPVEKPLPAEARRLPLPAPGAWSGIRPVSVEQALAARESHRAFTAAALSLDELAFLLWSTQGVRRKLGQRAVLRTVPSAGARHAFETAVLVLRVAGLEPGLYRYLSLSHELAFLHALPDAAQAVADATLGQDFIGEAAAVLIWTALPERMEWRYGEAAYKVMAIDAGHVCQNLYLACECVGAGTCAIAAYDQARMDDLAGVDGQDEFVIYLAPVGKVERGRED, from the coding sequence ATCGATCGTGACCTGGGACGTTGGTTCCTCACGGACCGCATCCGCCTGGAGACAGATTTCAGCCGCACGCCGCAGCAGGTGGGGCAGCCCGCTCCGCCGGTGGAGAAGCCGCTTCCAGCGGAGGCGCGGCGCCTGCCGCTGCCCGCACCCGGCGCCTGGTCGGGCATCCGCCCCGTCAGCGTGGAGCAGGCCCTGGCCGCCCGCGAGAGCCACCGCGCTTTCACCGCCGCCGCACTCAGCCTGGACGAGCTGGCCTTCCTCCTGTGGAGCACACAGGGCGTGCGCCGCAAGCTGGGCCAGCGCGCCGTGCTGCGCACCGTGCCCTCCGCCGGCGCCCGCCACGCCTTCGAGACGGCGGTTCTTGTCCTGCGCGTGGCCGGCCTGGAGCCGGGCCTGTACCGCTACCTCTCCCTATCCCATGAGCTGGCCTTTCTCCATGCCTTGCCGGATGCCGCCCAGGCCGTGGCCGACGCCACCCTGGGACAGGATTTCATCGGCGAGGCGGCCGCCGTCCTGATCTGGACCGCGCTACCTGAGCGCATGGAATGGCGCTACGGCGAAGCGGCCTACAAGGTGATGGCCATCGACGCCGGACACGTCTGCCAGAACCTCTACCTGGCCTGTGAATGCGTGGGGGCCGGCACCTGCGCCATCGCCGCCTACGACCAGGCCCGCATGGATGATCTGGCCGGGGTGGACGGCCAGGACGAGTTCGTCATCTACCTTGCGCCGGTGGGCAAGGTGGAGCGCGGGCGGGAGGACTGA